From the genome of Paraburkholderia aromaticivorans, one region includes:
- a CDS encoding MotA/TolQ/ExbB proton channel family protein — protein MKKRTLAALAASMLIAVTTVDTFVAPHMAHAQASDATASAAAPATAAPQTASAAADEAVPPPAPATSETVNNPYGLGALWKNGDFVARFVLILLVLMSMGSWYIMITKFVEQFRANRRAKSADEQLWTAPSLVEGAKLLDETSPFRFIAETAIEAGEHHDEALLEAVDRNTWIDTSVERAITNVSNRLQDGLAFLGTVGSTAPFVGLFGTVWGIYHALTAIGIAGQASIDKVAGPVGEALIMTAIGLAVAVPAVLGYNFLVRRNKSVMERVRAFGAQLHTVLLAGSRRPARAAAREASLVQ, from the coding sequence ATGAAGAAGCGTACTCTCGCCGCACTGGCGGCAAGCATGTTGATCGCCGTAACCACGGTGGATACCTTTGTTGCACCGCACATGGCCCATGCGCAGGCTAGCGACGCCACGGCGTCGGCTGCCGCGCCGGCCACCGCCGCGCCGCAAACGGCAAGCGCGGCCGCCGACGAAGCGGTGCCGCCGCCCGCGCCGGCCACGTCCGAAACGGTCAACAATCCGTACGGCCTCGGCGCACTCTGGAAGAACGGCGACTTCGTCGCACGCTTCGTGCTGATTCTGCTGGTGCTGATGTCGATGGGCAGCTGGTACATCATGATCACCAAGTTCGTCGAGCAGTTCCGTGCGAACCGCCGCGCGAAGAGCGCGGACGAGCAGCTGTGGACTGCGCCGTCGCTGGTGGAAGGCGCGAAGCTGCTCGACGAAACGTCGCCGTTCCGCTTCATCGCCGAAACGGCTATCGAGGCAGGCGAGCATCATGACGAAGCGCTGCTCGAAGCCGTGGACCGCAACACGTGGATCGATACCTCGGTCGAGCGCGCGATCACCAACGTGTCGAATCGTCTGCAAGACGGATTGGCTTTTCTCGGTACGGTGGGTTCGACAGCGCCGTTCGTCGGCCTGTTCGGTACGGTGTGGGGGATTTATCACGCACTGACGGCCATTGGCATTGCCGGCCAGGCGTCGATCGACAAGGTCGCGGGTCCTGTGGGTGAGGCGCTGATCATGACCGCTATCGGTCTCGCGGTGGCCGTCCCCGCCGTGCTCGGCTACAACTTCCTGGTTCGCCGCAACAAGTCGGTGATGGAGCGTGTGCGAGCATTCGGCGCGCAACTGCATACCGTTCTGCTGGCCGGCAGCCGCCGCCCGGCGCGCGCCGCAGCTCGCGAAGCATCGCTGGTCCAATAA
- a CDS encoding energy transducer TonB, giving the protein MGTKVEGQFPAATARMERPGRPREFGRKQQNPVRRFGGIAAVLLLHIVLIYALINGLATKVVQVIQHPIETKIIEPVKPPPPPPLPTVQLPPPKFAPPPPPFVPPPEVQVQTPPQPTIAHQAAPVVSAPAVAPPAPPAPPAPSKPVSTEVGVVCPNSDQIRSSIRYPKEAQENNVTGDVLIEFVVDPQGHITNERVAKSADDSSLDRAAFNAVKQFTCVSQGQAVRVQVPFSFNLN; this is encoded by the coding sequence GTGGGTACGAAAGTCGAAGGACAATTTCCGGCAGCGACGGCCCGTATGGAAAGGCCAGGGCGCCCGCGAGAGTTTGGGCGCAAGCAGCAAAACCCGGTGCGCCGCTTCGGCGGCATTGCAGCGGTTCTACTCCTGCATATCGTGCTGATCTATGCACTGATCAATGGCCTTGCGACCAAGGTCGTGCAGGTCATTCAGCATCCTATTGAAACGAAGATCATCGAGCCGGTTAAACCGCCGCCTCCGCCGCCGTTGCCCACGGTGCAATTGCCACCGCCGAAATTCGCGCCGCCGCCGCCGCCGTTCGTGCCGCCGCCGGAAGTGCAGGTGCAAACGCCGCCGCAGCCGACCATTGCGCATCAGGCCGCACCGGTCGTCTCGGCGCCTGCCGTGGCGCCACCGGCACCACCGGCGCCGCCCGCGCCGAGCAAGCCCGTGAGCACCGAAGTCGGGGTGGTGTGCCCGAACTCGGATCAGATCCGCTCGTCGATCCGTTACCCGAAGGAAGCTCAGGAAAACAACGTAACGGGTGATGTTCTTATCGAATTCGTTGTCGACCCGCAGGGCCATATTACGAATGAACGTGTTGCCAAATCCGCAGACGACTCTTCACTGGATCGTGCTGCATTCAACGCGGTCAAGCAGTTCACGTGCGTTTCCCAAGGCCAGGCTGTCCGTGTGCAAGTTCCGTTCTCGTTTAACCTGAACTGA
- the uvrA gene encoding excinuclease ABC subunit UvrA gives MASNGIIKIRGARQHNLKNVDLDVRTGEMTVVTGPSGSGKSSLVFDTLYAEGQRRYVETFSAYARQFLDRMDRPQVDRVDGVPPAIAIDQTNPVRSSRSTVGTMTELNDHLKLLYARAAELFDRKTARQVRHDTPETIYAELLERTAQNEPRLVVTFPVELPESASEQEVEQWLSASGYTRVQAQREVDSPTGKRKLLDVVADRFRLSAVDKQRAVEAIEASLKRGGGRVNIYVLPASSEGPAVQEAEPEIWRFSTGLHSPESDLRYADPQPALFSFNSAYGACEVCRGFGRVIGVDLGLVIPDARKTLRDGAIKPMQTPAWKECQDDLMRYAAKADIRRGTPWGELTDAERDWVINGSPDWNGKWQSHWYGVKRFFEYLESKAYKMHIRVLLSKYRSYTPCETCGGARLKTESLLWRLGSKANADDVLPPAQRFLPRGVEWTRSQLEALPGLTVHDLMLMPIERIRRFFDEISLPSALLDDALKLLLAEVRTRLKYLCDVGLGYLTLDRQSRTLSGGEVQRINLTTALGTSLTKTLFVLDEPSIGLHPRDLNRIVEAMHRLRDAGNTLVVVEHDPSVMLAADRLIDMGPGPGERGGSIIYDGVPEAIRSSGTLTGEYLGGRRHVADAAHWQQRPVDAATPRIVLEGATEHNLRDVTVEIPLERLVCVTGVSGSGKSTLLQDVLYPAMARHFGLATESPGAFRSLSGADQVTDVVFVDQSPIGKTARSNPASYVGAFDEIRKLFARAPLAQQRGYGPGMFSFNSGDGRCPTCGGSGFEHIEMQFLSDVYLRCPDCDGRRYRAELLEVKIERGEPARALSIADVLELTVSEATSFFAKDAEVLRVLQPIVDVGLEYVKLGQPVPTLSGGEAQRLKLAGFLAESAQARTARNAKQPVAKRLFMFDEPTTGLHFDDIAKLMQAFGKLLASGHSLIVIEHNLDVIRAADWLIDLGPEGGDGGGRVLCAGTPEDVKTCPESHTGEALLQYDRAMGAAAEPASQGIPLQKALSAARARRAIEGEDVVRIVNAREHNLKALDVDIPHGKFNVITGVSGSGKSTLAFDILFHEGQRRYLESLNAYARSIVQPAGRPEVDAVYGIPPTVAIEQRLSRGGRKSTVATTSEVWHFLRLLYVKLGLQHCIHDGTPVTSQSVESIAAQLLRDHKGQHVGFLAPLVVNRKGVYTDLAKWAKARGNTHLRVDGEFVPVDPWPKLDRFREHTIELPVADLVVSPDHEAELRQALDQTLEVGKGVMHLLAPLDGLHDAISGGRPTANLGAVKVLSTKRACPVCGTSYPELDPRMFSYNSKHGWCTTCVGTGLALTREQRAAYDDTIVVDDNRGREQSLPSEEQEPEGLVDEPCPDCAGTRLNPTARAVTFDAQAIVDVAQWTVSDTRAWIDTLEMTGRDAEIARDVISEIGSRLQFLEEVGLGYLSLDRAAPSLSGGEAQRIRLAAQLGSNLQGVCYVLDEPTIGLHPRDNQILLNALRKLGEKGNTLVVVEHDEDTIRRADHIIDIGPGAGKRGGTLVAQGSVADLSAQPDSLTGQFLAHPIVHPLQPRREVVAPGNRTAAVPENWLTVHGGKLHNLRNVTVGIPLSRLVAVTGVSGSGKSTLARDVLMTNLLDAVGRSVLSSPATRRARAAAEEKPAANRRSSVLARTAPRAPLNVTHAWQGCDSITGWETIDRVLEVDQTPIGKTPRSCPATYIGVWDAIRKLFAGTLEARARGYTASRFSFNTGEGRCPACEGQGVRTIGMSFLPDVKVPCDVCHGQRFNPETLAVTWRGKNIGDVLTMEIDEAVEFFAPISNIAHPLQLMKDVGLGYLTLGQPSPTLSGGEAQRIKLVTELSKVRDDITRRGQKPPHTLYVLDEPTVGLHMADVARLIRVLHRLADGGHSVVVIEHDLDVIAEADWIIDLGPEGGVGGGSIVAATDPEGLSRVAASHTGAALRPVLARSRNSETVEAGEGTNG, from the coding sequence TTGGCATCTAACGGCATTATCAAGATTCGCGGCGCGCGCCAGCACAACCTCAAGAACGTCGACCTCGACGTACGAACCGGCGAAATGACGGTCGTGACCGGCCCGTCCGGTTCCGGCAAGTCGAGCCTCGTGTTCGACACGCTTTACGCGGAAGGGCAGCGGCGCTACGTCGAAACATTCAGCGCTTACGCGCGGCAGTTTCTGGACCGCATGGACCGGCCGCAAGTCGACCGTGTCGACGGCGTGCCGCCCGCCATCGCGATCGACCAGACCAATCCGGTGCGCAGTTCGCGCTCCACCGTCGGCACCATGACGGAGCTCAACGATCACCTGAAGCTGCTGTACGCGCGCGCGGCCGAATTGTTCGACCGCAAGACGGCCCGGCAGGTGCGGCACGACACGCCGGAAACGATCTACGCGGAGTTGCTCGAGCGCACCGCGCAGAACGAGCCGCGGCTCGTCGTCACGTTCCCGGTCGAACTGCCGGAGTCCGCGTCGGAGCAGGAGGTGGAGCAGTGGCTGTCGGCGAGCGGCTATACGCGCGTCCAGGCGCAACGCGAAGTCGATTCGCCCACCGGCAAGCGCAAGCTGCTCGACGTGGTGGCCGACCGTTTCCGGCTGAGCGCGGTGGACAAGCAACGCGCGGTCGAGGCGATCGAGGCCTCGCTCAAACGTGGCGGCGGGCGCGTCAATATCTATGTGCTGCCGGCGTCGTCCGAAGGGCCGGCTGTACAGGAAGCGGAACCGGAAATCTGGCGTTTCTCCACCGGTTTGCATAGCCCCGAAAGCGATCTGCGCTACGCGGACCCGCAGCCCGCGCTGTTTTCGTTCAACTCGGCATACGGCGCGTGCGAAGTCTGCCGCGGTTTTGGCCGCGTGATCGGCGTCGACCTCGGGCTGGTGATTCCCGATGCGCGCAAGACGCTGCGCGACGGCGCGATCAAGCCCATGCAAACGCCGGCCTGGAAGGAATGCCAGGACGATCTGATGCGCTACGCGGCGAAAGCCGACATCCGCCGCGGCACGCCGTGGGGCGAACTGACGGACGCGGAGCGCGACTGGGTCATCAACGGCTCGCCGGACTGGAACGGCAAGTGGCAAAGCCATTGGTACGGCGTCAAACGCTTCTTCGAGTATCTCGAATCGAAAGCGTACAAGATGCATATTCGTGTGCTGCTGTCCAAATACCGCAGCTATACGCCGTGCGAAACCTGCGGCGGCGCGCGGCTAAAAACGGAATCGCTGTTATGGCGCCTCGGCAGCAAGGCGAACGCGGACGACGTGCTGCCGCCCGCGCAACGGTTCCTGCCGCGCGGCGTCGAGTGGACGCGCTCGCAACTCGAAGCATTGCCGGGGCTGACCGTCCACGACCTGATGCTGATGCCGATCGAGCGCATCCGGCGTTTCTTCGACGAAATCAGCCTGCCGAGCGCGCTGCTCGACGACGCACTCAAGCTGCTGCTCGCCGAGGTGCGTACGCGCCTCAAATATCTGTGCGACGTGGGGCTCGGTTATCTGACGCTCGACCGGCAAAGCCGCACGTTGTCGGGCGGCGAGGTGCAGCGGATCAACCTGACCACGGCGCTCGGCACGTCGCTCACCAAGACGCTTTTCGTGCTCGACGAGCCGAGTATCGGGCTGCATCCGCGCGACCTGAACCGCATCGTCGAAGCCATGCATCGGCTGCGCGACGCGGGCAATACGCTGGTGGTGGTCGAACACGATCCCTCCGTGATGCTCGCGGCGGACCGTCTGATCGACATGGGCCCGGGGCCGGGCGAGCGCGGCGGCTCGATCATTTACGACGGCGTGCCCGAGGCGATCCGCTCCTCCGGCACGCTCACCGGCGAGTACCTCGGCGGGCGCCGGCATGTGGCGGATGCGGCGCACTGGCAACAGCGCCCGGTGGACGCCGCCACGCCGCGCATCGTGCTCGAAGGCGCGACGGAACACAATCTGCGCGATGTCACGGTGGAGATTCCGCTGGAGCGGCTCGTCTGCGTGACGGGGGTGTCGGGTTCCGGCAAATCCACGCTGCTGCAAGACGTGTTGTATCCGGCCATGGCGCGGCACTTCGGTCTCGCCACCGAATCGCCGGGCGCGTTCAGAAGCCTGAGCGGCGCCGATCAGGTCACCGACGTGGTGTTCGTCGATCAATCGCCGATCGGCAAGACCGCGCGTTCGAATCCGGCCAGTTATGTCGGCGCGTTCGACGAAATCCGCAAACTGTTCGCGAGGGCGCCGCTCGCGCAGCAACGCGGTTACGGGCCGGGCATGTTCAGTTTCAATTCGGGTGACGGTCGCTGCCCGACTTGCGGCGGCTCGGGTTTCGAACATATCGAAATGCAGTTCCTGAGCGACGTGTACCTGCGTTGCCCCGATTGCGACGGGCGCCGTTATCGCGCGGAACTGCTCGAAGTGAAGATCGAGCGCGGCGAACCGGCACGCGCGCTGAGCATTGCCGACGTGCTGGAATTGACGGTGAGCGAAGCGACCAGCTTCTTTGCCAAAGACGCCGAGGTATTGCGCGTGCTGCAGCCGATCGTCGACGTGGGCCTCGAATACGTGAAGCTCGGCCAGCCGGTGCCCACGCTGTCGGGAGGCGAAGCGCAACGGCTCAAGCTCGCCGGGTTCCTCGCGGAATCGGCCCAGGCGCGCACGGCGCGCAACGCGAAGCAGCCGGTCGCGAAGCGTCTGTTCATGTTCGACGAACCGACCACGGGCCTGCATTTCGACGACATCGCCAAGCTCATGCAGGCGTTCGGCAAACTGCTCGCGAGCGGCCATTCGCTGATCGTGATCGAACACAATCTCGACGTGATCCGTGCGGCCGACTGGCTGATCGACCTCGGCCCAGAAGGGGGCGACGGCGGCGGCCGGGTGCTGTGCGCCGGCACGCCGGAAGACGTCAAGACGTGCCCGGAGTCGCATACCGGCGAAGCGCTGCTGCAATATGACCGTGCCATGGGCGCGGCGGCCGAACCGGCGTCGCAAGGCATTCCACTGCAAAAGGCGCTGAGCGCCGCGCGTGCGCGCCGCGCGATCGAAGGCGAGGACGTGGTGCGCATCGTCAATGCGCGCGAGCACAACCTGAAAGCGCTGGACGTGGACATTCCGCACGGCAAATTCAACGTGATTACCGGGGTGTCCGGCTCGGGCAAGTCCACGCTCGCCTTCGACATTCTGTTCCACGAAGGGCAGCGCCGTTATCTCGAATCGCTCAATGCCTACGCGCGTTCCATCGTACAGCCGGCGGGGCGGCCCGAGGTCGACGCGGTGTACGGCATTCCGCCGACCGTCGCGATCGAGCAGCGGCTTTCGCGCGGCGGCCGCAAGAGTACCGTGGCGACCACGTCCGAGGTGTGGCACTTCCTGCGTCTCCTGTATGTGAAGCTCGGTCTGCAGCATTGCATTCATGACGGCACGCCGGTTACGTCGCAAAGCGTCGAATCGATCGCAGCGCAGTTGCTGCGCGATCACAAGGGGCAGCACGTCGGGTTTCTTGCGCCGCTGGTGGTGAATCGCAAGGGCGTGTACACCGATCTTGCGAAGTGGGCGAAAGCGCGCGGCAATACCCATCTGCGTGTGGATGGCGAGTTCGTCCCGGTGGACCCGTGGCCGAAGCTCGACCGTTTCCGCGAGCATACGATCGAACTGCCGGTGGCCGATCTCGTCGTGTCGCCGGACCATGAAGCCGAGTTGCGTCAGGCGCTCGACCAGACGCTGGAAGTGGGCAAGGGTGTGATGCATCTGCTGGCGCCGCTCGACGGTTTGCACGACGCGATCAGCGGCGGCCGTCCCACGGCGAATCTCGGCGCCGTGAAGGTGTTGTCCACCAAGCGGGCGTGTCCGGTGTGCGGCACGAGCTATCCCGAACTCGACCCGCGCATGTTCTCGTATAACAGCAAGCATGGCTGGTGCACGACCTGTGTCGGTACAGGTCTCGCGCTTACGCGTGAGCAGCGTGCCGCCTACGACGATACGATCGTTGTCGACGACAATCGCGGCCGCGAACAGAGCCTGCCTTCGGAAGAGCAGGAGCCCGAAGGTCTGGTCGATGAGCCGTGTCCGGATTGCGCGGGTACGCGTCTGAATCCCACCGCGCGCGCGGTCACGTTCGACGCGCAGGCCATTGTCGATGTCGCGCAATGGACCGTGTCCGACACGCGCGCGTGGATCGACACGCTGGAGATGACCGGCCGCGACGCGGAAATCGCGCGTGACGTGATCAGCGAAATCGGCAGCCGCCTGCAGTTCCTCGAAGAAGTGGGACTCGGCTATCTGAGTCTCGATCGCGCGGCGCCGAGCCTCTCGGGCGGCGAGGCGCAGCGCATCCGGCTTGCGGCGCAACTTGGCAGCAACTTGCAAGGCGTGTGCTACGTACTCGACGAACCGACCATCGGGCTGCATCCGCGCGACAATCAGATTCTGTTGAACGCATTGCGCAAGCTGGGTGAGAAAGGCAATACGCTGGTGGTGGTCGAGCATGACGAGGACACGATCCGGCGCGCCGATCACATCATCGACATCGGGCCGGGTGCGGGCAAGCGCGGTGGCACGCTGGTCGCGCAGGGCAGTGTGGCGGACCTGTCGGCGCAACCCGATTCGCTGACCGGACAGTTTCTCGCCCACCCCATCGTGCATCCCTTGCAGCCGCGCCGCGAAGTCGTCGCGCCTGGCAATCGCACGGCCGCGGTGCCGGAAAACTGGCTGACCGTGCACGGCGGCAAACTGCACAACCTGCGCAACGTCACGGTTGGCATTCCGCTCTCGCGGCTGGTGGCGGTCACCGGCGTCAGCGGTTCCGGCAAATCGACGCTTGCTCGCGATGTGCTGATGACCAATCTGCTGGATGCGGTTGGACGCTCCGTGCTGTCGTCGCCGGCCACGCGTCGCGCGCGCGCGGCGGCCGAGGAGAAGCCGGCGGCGAACCGGCGCTCCAGCGTGCTGGCGCGCACGGCGCCGCGCGCGCCTTTGAACGTGACGCATGCGTGGCAAGGCTGCGATTCGATCACCGGCTGGGAGACCATCGACCGCGTGCTTGAAGTCGATCAAACGCCGATCGGCAAGACACCGCGTTCATGTCCCGCCACTTACATCGGCGTGTGGGACGCGATCCGCAAGCTGTTCGCCGGCACGCTCGAAGCGCGCGCGCGCGGCTATACGGCCTCGCGTTTCTCGTTCAACACCGGCGAAGGCCGTTGCCCGGCTTGCGAGGGGCAGGGCGTGCGCACCATCGGCATGAGCTTTCTGCCCGACGTGAAGGTGCCTTGCGACGTGTGCCATGGGCAGCGCTTCAATCCCGAGACGCTCGCGGTAACGTGGCGCGGCAAGAATATCGGCGACGTGCTGACGATGGAGATCGACGAAGCCGTCGAGTTCTTCGCGCCTATTTCGAACATCGCTCATCCTTTGCAGTTGATGAAAGACGTCGGGCTCGGCTATCTCACACTGGGCCAGCCTTCGCCCACGTTGTCCGGCGGCGAGGCGCAGCGTATCAAGCTCGTCACCGAATTGAGCAAAGTGCGCGACGACATTACGCGGCGCGGTCAGAAGCCGCCCCACACGCTGTATGTGCTGGACGAACCAACCGTAGGCCTGCATATGGCGGACGTCGCCAGGCTGATTCGCGTGCTGCATCGTCTCGCGGACGGCGGCCATAGTGTCGTCGTCATCGAACACGATCTGGATGTGATTGCCGAGGCGGACTGGATCATCGATCTTGGCCCGGAAGGTGGGGTAGGCGGCGGGTCGATTGTCGCTGCCACAGATCCTGAAGGACTGTCTCGCGTGGCCGCGAGTCACACGGGCGCCGCGTTGCGGCCCGTTCTGGCTCGATCGCGGAACAGCGAAACCGTCGAAGCGGGCGAAGGCACGAACGGTTGA
- a CDS encoding amino acid racemase, translated as MNRYRSLGVVTGAAQLASADVLCRMSAAGQQHGAARPFDLVLEQRPWQGPASQSEVSARFKIHVFDAIRAFEKRGVEAIVLPCFLSHTFIDELSGNVAVPVANLMAALAAHVRQAFPSVRRIGVLTSDAIRDNRLFERYFDAARFDVLHPRNEAGFDCVTSAVYGDEGITNGRFYGRPVELLRAACADLIAQGAEIILPGLFEIALVARALGRLEVPLIDVNLVYARYVASAQYAQQERRFKVGVLGGVGPAATVDFMAKLVRNTPAACDQDHIRIMVEQNPQIPDRTAALTGNGEDPTLALYAACKTLEEGGADLIAIPCNTAHAFVERIQPSLGIPIVNMLTCAADYLQANFPGLREVGVLATTGTLASRVYERSLEARGFVQIAPGEQAQARLMRAVYGPKGAKAGFISGECCDDLAVALDDLAAQGVQVIVLGCTELPLLLRDAVQACGGGRVVRLVDPTEVLARRCVAYALGESAVLEGRREVQRISVGSVCG; from the coding sequence ATGAATCGCTATCGTTCGCTGGGCGTCGTGACCGGTGCGGCACAGCTCGCCAGCGCCGACGTCCTGTGCAGAATGAGCGCAGCCGGGCAGCAACACGGCGCGGCGCGTCCATTCGATCTCGTTCTTGAGCAGCGACCATGGCAAGGGCCGGCCTCGCAGAGCGAGGTCAGCGCCCGGTTCAAGATTCATGTGTTCGACGCCATACGCGCGTTCGAAAAGCGCGGTGTCGAAGCGATCGTGTTGCCGTGCTTTCTCAGCCATACCTTTATCGACGAACTCTCGGGCAACGTGGCCGTGCCCGTCGCCAACCTCATGGCGGCGCTGGCGGCGCATGTGCGGCAAGCGTTTCCGTCGGTGCGCCGGATCGGCGTGCTGACTTCGGACGCGATCCGCGATAACCGGCTTTTCGAACGTTATTTCGACGCCGCGCGATTCGACGTGCTGCATCCTCGCAACGAAGCGGGCTTCGACTGCGTGACGAGCGCCGTGTATGGCGACGAAGGCATCACGAATGGCCGCTTTTATGGGCGCCCGGTCGAGTTGTTGCGCGCGGCGTGCGCGGATCTCATCGCGCAGGGCGCGGAGATCATCCTGCCGGGTCTCTTCGAAATCGCGCTGGTGGCGCGCGCGCTCGGCCGGCTCGAGGTGCCGCTCATCGACGTCAATCTGGTCTACGCGCGCTACGTCGCGTCGGCTCAATACGCGCAGCAGGAGCGGCGCTTCAAGGTGGGCGTGCTGGGCGGCGTGGGGCCGGCGGCAACGGTCGATTTCATGGCCAAGCTGGTGCGCAATACGCCCGCCGCGTGCGATCAGGACCACATCAGGATCATGGTCGAGCAGAATCCGCAGATCCCCGACCGTACGGCCGCGCTGACCGGCAACGGTGAAGATCCGACGCTCGCGCTGTATGCCGCGTGCAAGACGCTCGAAGAAGGCGGCGCGGACCTGATCGCGATTCCGTGCAATACGGCGCATGCGTTCGTCGAGCGGATCCAGCCCTCGCTCGGCATTCCGATCGTGAATATGCTGACCTGTGCCGCCGATTATCTGCAGGCGAACTTTCCGGGTCTGCGTGAAGTCGGGGTGCTGGCCACCACGGGCACGCTCGCGAGCCGCGTTTATGAACGCTCGCTCGAGGCGCGTGGTTTCGTGCAGATCGCGCCGGGCGAGCAGGCTCAGGCGCGGTTGATGCGCGCCGTCTACGGGCCGAAGGGCGCGAAAGCCGGCTTCATCTCGGGCGAGTGCTGTGACGACCTCGCCGTGGCGCTCGACGATCTGGCCGCGCAAGGCGTGCAAGTGATCGTACTGGGCTGTACCGAGTTGCCGCTGCTGTTGCGCGACGCCGTGCAGGCCTGCGGGGGCGGGCGAGTGGTGAGGCTCGTCGATCCGACCGAGGTGCTGGCGAGGCGCTGCGTGGCGTATGCGCTGGGGGAAAGCGCGGTGTTGGAGGGGAGGCGGGAAGTGCAACGGATCAGCGTGGGGAGTGTTTGCGGCTAG
- a CDS encoding MFS transporter, translated as MNREPDVHAAGRQPTRAAAAAFVGTTIEWYDFYIYATASALIFGKLFFPGGDPFFATLASFGTFAVGFFARPFGGLVFGHLGDRIGRKKALVATLAIMGVGTVGIGFLPTYASAGVWAPVLLVLLRVAQGIAIGGEWGGAVLMASEHAPQGRRTFFASFAQLGSPAGLILSLLAFRAVASMDKDAFLGWGWRLPFLASAALLVVGLLIRAGVDESPEFKALKAQRRVAALPVAEVVRDAWRTLLLCLGANVIGVAGAWFVNTFMLNYTTQTLGLDRSLILDCLFVVAFIQLFTQLGSGWFAQRIGTGRFLKGAAALAMLSPYPMFALVSTGRPVAIVIGIALAVMCMSSSYAVMAGFMSTAFAVRVRYSAISLSYQVCAALAGGLTPLIGTLLAHRYPGAWWPLAVFYSVLAGVSLLCISTLERRKRGAPHGVVEAA; from the coding sequence ATGAATCGCGAGCCCGATGTCCACGCCGCAGGCCGGCAACCCACGCGCGCCGCAGCCGCGGCCTTCGTCGGCACCACGATCGAGTGGTACGACTTTTATATTTACGCCACGGCGTCCGCACTGATCTTCGGCAAGCTGTTCTTTCCCGGCGGCGATCCGTTCTTCGCCACGCTGGCTTCGTTCGGCACCTTCGCGGTCGGCTTCTTCGCGCGACCGTTCGGCGGGCTGGTGTTCGGCCACCTCGGCGACCGCATCGGCCGCAAGAAAGCACTGGTCGCGACGCTGGCGATCATGGGCGTCGGCACCGTCGGCATCGGCTTTCTGCCGACCTATGCGAGCGCCGGCGTGTGGGCGCCCGTGCTGCTCGTGCTGCTGCGCGTGGCGCAGGGAATTGCGATCGGCGGCGAGTGGGGCGGCGCGGTGTTGATGGCGAGCGAACACGCGCCGCAAGGACGGCGGACTTTTTTCGCTTCGTTCGCGCAGCTCGGCAGTCCGGCGGGCCTGATCCTGTCGCTGCTCGCGTTTCGTGCGGTGGCATCGATGGACAAGGACGCGTTCCTCGGTTGGGGATGGCGCCTGCCGTTTCTCGCGAGCGCGGCGCTGCTGGTGGTCGGCCTGCTGATCCGCGCGGGTGTCGACGAATCGCCGGAATTCAAGGCGCTCAAGGCGCAACGGCGAGTGGCCGCGCTGCCCGTCGCCGAAGTCGTGCGCGACGCGTGGCGCACGCTGTTGCTGTGCCTCGGCGCGAATGTGATCGGCGTGGCCGGCGCGTGGTTCGTCAACACCTTCATGCTCAATTACACGACGCAAACGCTCGGCCTCGACCGCTCGTTGATTCTGGACTGCCTGTTCGTCGTGGCGTTCATTCAGTTGTTCACGCAACTAGGTTCCGGATGGTTCGCGCAACGCATCGGCACGGGACGGTTCCTGAAGGGCGCGGCGGCGTTGGCGATGCTGTCGCCGTATCCCATGTTCGCGCTGGTCTCGACCGGGCGGCCGGTGGCGATCGTGATCGGCATCGCGCTGGCGGTGATGTGCATGTCGAGTTCGTACGCGGTGATGGCCGGCTTCATGTCGACCGCGTTCGCCGTGCGCGTCAGGTATTCGGCGATTTCGCTGTCGTACCAGGTGTGCGCCGCGCTGGCCGGCGGTCTGACGCCGCTGATCGGAACGTTGCTCGCGCATCGTTATCCGGGTGCCTGGTGGCCGCTGGCCGTGTTCTATAGTGTTCTGGCCGGCGTGTCGCTGCTGTGCATCAGCACGCTGGAGCGCCGCAAGCGCGGCGCGCCGCACGGCGTCGTCGAAGCGGCCTAG